One segment of Taeniopygia guttata chromosome 17, bTaeGut7.mat, whole genome shotgun sequence DNA contains the following:
- the SETX gene encoding probable helicase senataxin isoform X1, whose translation MSTCRWCTQSGADTTDFLNHYAAQRLSQEDFKGSNDDLCYCLECVVQYHKAREACPRLHEDLWDLETSRLIAHMEKSMNEETGEDELFLVDEHGETPLSGYVGPNFENNLRVPILEILKYPYLLLHEKVSELCVEVLCRLELSQDSFQVFEKYPGIYLFLVHPNEVIRRWAILTARNLGKVDRDDYYDLEEVLTCLFRVIELGLFENPDIYSSSMFEKGKLILLPAHLYDTANYKNYWLGICMLLSVLEEQAMDSLLLGPDKQNDFMQSILHTMEKEAADDSTDPFWPALHCFMVILDQLGSKVWGQLIDPVQAFQTIINSVSYNNEIKNIRSSFRRTKAEPESDYGDEMISCSQIVYNYNTEKPQKDTGWKAAICPEYCPNMYEDMQTLANMLQSDIGRDMRVHHGTFLWFIPFVQSLMDLKDLGVAYIVEVIHYLCSEIKDILIERFQECDKISEFFLLILVSIVELHRSKKCLHLLWISSQEWVEAVVKCATLPSRAFTRRSEKAPGLIAKSSAVGSFQASNSVQHACVQLIRSLLKEGYQIGQHALCKQYLDKLNLLLRGNRAVGWQLSSQETQELQTCLKQVIRSIKGKVLSASLAGGSSSNSTALSTVSTKHERNACDDGYKTSGHEGRDLYSPFVMSKEGRDCQENPSHRRKNAWELECGDACRSSTSCTSTDSLLTNIKKEPNNLTAQNSLATKVCGKIQENRRSDLVAGKCNMDDQCFHSNTEHSGFRRGRELEVKQKAESKTPLYLSAQTHLDSLSSRGCKSMQETSANSVFQSRLVSTKQVSKEASLDSSNSSRKEGGVQAKEDDSTLLLGCNDTSLKKVSTEEKAGLSLLSFFKRTTNVQTSNQEQPNSNDLDKYDCKNPFLETFCRDEISGCGYFPFSSENKRDMIRPLSVKCESSDRLFEFSEYFRRENSSVGKKEENFVKTVSKDDDLSDSQVDRELSKLSLAAYAKSVNFPVASNQESSVYHNVSDIKRKVKGSIRSSNEGQSTKCPSGGDHPNNQVIVISDSSDEEKIVAEKEETKNKNENICAEPSLTSSSTSDSDTKRHSNSPGSPMLLDDCDSQYFEFETEAEVYSAWQDTQAYAVETTQEYKQDRVSPAPETSNSDDCLNDDLNDWGYEVQYFSDDSMEEAASSVEKQAEDASYQKEADDTEEVMSSTLEESAGKEDAKGQLEKCADKDTAKGFPLDSKVPEPTASTSPISLASKLALKKNSTSPQKTMAKCKSAPAVQRSPKKHPVVKTAKNKTPLQSTAERSQPGRSLPAVVPPKKVRQSPAPTSTAEKLGLKKGPRKAFDLSQPSLESLAQLRSHGKAAGRIGVTQKKRTKQIEAQRLSVKHNKKLLACQDRQYLRAKRSVKNSAGSSGIRNKVAKKCAKPVEQKPQSFEVGVVKESVENQRERKREETACPSAGERKFESLSVEEVANASKMPHSSDWNSKWESNSIVVPPVPMDSSLSSTAIEDDKDESSGKGCTVLPECEMKASKQNGCKSDESSDEGDDNLFLTQLDPVDMELCSQEESFQDAAIDSKTPEEMDVVESLQQNELSAVVKCKDKDCMEQVEKPGEYCSKHPVTSPGTDHVFAKPSLPPPKSKKPSTTKIFSTASSSRNAAFSKDLEDVRKLPPPSKSKVNAAKQVVVRPPLYPKPAPSGNPTCKPASFSNVPQPLSSNNVLQSQNKHYDNASNISRRPGRETYSSFLGAQQRDYSIFVNQVLKWTYEMFANFIYFGTPNDLLQTIVASVPVRFQGYNDYFNTFFPLMMLNAFETLAQEWVENQKVREKGYCFYLENFSADMNTAHFTAHLREGDLARQLHPKEDDLILLKVHKEDTFGEESGMEYHTVNHVGLVTRFSRASGCASRQKEQQTACHLTVQTRGNLSFFIHKQVKCVVVGSLVTTHRKFKALLLLSRSPLARPIINPSYNDFCPRDLLVASGSALSYKNEYNEDQKRAIETAYAMVKQHPGLPKICLIHGPPGTGKSKTIVGLLSRVLRENTRSEKTAREKNSKIKPNRFLVCAPSNAAVDELMKKIIIAFKEKCQNKQEPLGNCGDIKLVRLGAEKSINNEVRGFSLDKQVEHRMKRKPGDCDQDIQKKKEALDQKLDMLSRERAMHRCEKRESQMLNDEIGRLAKERQQLASQLKEVRVHSQKVQADIILESDIICCTLSTSGGSLLESAFSRQGLDPFSCVIVDEAGQSCEVETLIPLIHRCNKLVLVGDPKQLPPTVKSIKAQQYGYDQSLMARLQRHLEEQVQQNILHSLPVVQLTVQYRMHPDICLFPSNYVYGRTLKTAKAIEENRCSSEWPFQPYLIFDVADGREERDNDSYSNPREVKLVMELIRTIKEKRKDLGLRRIGIITPYSAQKRKIQEQLDSVFKNNSPGEVDTVDAFQGREKDCIIVSCVRANSSEGSTLPYVQANSTKGSIGFLSSLQRLNVTITRARFSLFILGRLQTLMEDKNWNHLIQDAQKRGAIIRTTEKNYKKEALRILKLRSPGQAPAKGGTMTSPVVQAGSSSGKKSEPGNSGNSPQELAAGPGHAVPQGSRGPSQPAGTPAADSSRGSAPASSGAAAADSNRGSAPASMGAPAADSRRGSAPASVGAPAADSNRGSAPASVGAPAADSRRGSAPASVGAPAADSRRGSAPASMGAPAADSRRGSAPASMGAPAADSRRGSAPAPSGAAAADSRSGSAPAPSGAAALGAVPEKPRDPRLASLASRTEAKGKEQPLKGSHRSAQSNPGSAAQQGLAACSAARDQVCRTENTKKAQQTAGQCNVLPPAPHTAQHEGDRRAAVSKSASRAPSEGGQSSSSEWNKDSRGLSRRPSQESPENTESSSAKRRKFFH comes from the exons ATGAGCACATGCCGATGGTGCACACAGAGTGGTGCTGACACCACCGACTTTCTGAACCACTATGCTGCTCAAAGGCTGTCCCAGGAAGATTTTAAAGGATCCAACGATGACCTCTGTTACTGCCTGGAGTGTGTGGTTCAATATCACAAAGCAAGGGAAGCATGTCCAAGACTGCATGAG GACTTGTGGGACTTGGAAACCTCCCGCCTCATTGCCCACATGGAGAAATCCATGAATGAAGAAACAGGAGAAGATGAGTTGTTTCTGGTTGATGAGCATGGGGAGACGCCTCTGTCTGGTTATGTGGGCCCAAATTTTGAGAACAACCTGCGAGTGCCCATTctggaaatactgaaatacCCATATCTGCTGCTGCATGAGAAAGTCA gtgagcTGTGTGTAGAAGTGCTTTGCAGACTGGAACTAAGTCAAGACTCCTTTCAGGTCTTTGAGAAATACCCAGGAATTTATCTCTTTTTGGTACACCCAAATGAGGTG ATTCGTCGATGGGCCATCCTAACAGCAAGGAATTTAGGAAAGGTTGACAGGGATGATTACTACGACTTAGAGGAAGTGCTGACTTGTTTGTTCAGAGTTATTGAGCTGGGGCTTTTTGAGAACCCAGATATTTACAGCTCTTCAATGTTTGAAAAGGGTAAACTCATCCTTCTGCCAGCTCATTTGTATGATACAGCCAACTACAAGAACTATTGGCTGG gaATTTGCATGttgctgtcagtgctggaaGAACAAGCTATGGACTCTTTGTTACTGGGCCCAGACAAGCAAAATGATTTCATGCAGTCTATACTTCACACTATGGAGAAAGAAGCAGCTG ATGATTCCACAGACCCCTTCTGGCCTGCCCTGCACTGTTTCATGGTTATTTTGGATCAGCTTGGATCTAAAGTTTGGGGTCAGCTGATTGATCCTGTCCAAGCCTTTCAAACCATAATCAACAGTGTCAGCTACAACAATGAAATCAAAAACATTCGCAGTAGCTTTAGGAG GACAAAAGCTGAACCAGAGTCAGACTATGGTGATGAAatgatttcttgcagtcagatTGTGTATAATTATAACACAGAAAAGCCTCAAAAg gacACTGGCTGGAAGGCTGCCATTTGCCCAGAGTACTGCCCCAACATGTATGAAGATATGCAGACCCTGGCTAACATGCTTCAGTCTGACATTGGCAGAGACATGCGTGTCCATCACGGCACATTCCTCTGGTTCATCCCTTTTGTTCAGTCCCTTATGGATCTCAAGGACCTGGGTGTAGCCTATATAGTTGAGGTCATCCACTACCTCTGCTCAGAAATCAAAGATATCCTCATAGAAAGATTCCAGGAGTGTGACAAAATCTCAGAgttcttcctcctcatcttgGTGTCCATTGTTGAGCTACACAGAAGTAAGAAGTGCCTGCATTTGCTGTGGATCAGCTCCCAGGAATGGGTGGAGGCAGTGGTGAAGTGTGCCACGCTTCCAAGCAGAGCCTTCACTCGGCGCAGCGAGAAGGCGCCGGGGCTGATTGCCAAGAGCTCGGCTGTGGGGTCCTTCCAGGCCTCCAACTCGGTGCAGCACGCCTGCGTGCAGCTCATCCGCAGCCTGCTCAAGGAGGGCTACCAGATCGGCCAGCACGCCCTGTGCAAGCAGTACCTGGACAAACTCAACCTCCTCCTGCGGGGAAATCGAGCTGTGGGGTGGCAGCTGAGCAGCCAGGAAACCCAGGAGCTGCAAACGTGTTTAAAGCAAGTTATAAGAAGTATAAAGGGCAAAGTACTGAGCGCCTCTTTggctggagggagcagctcAAACTCAACAGCTTTGTCGACTGTCTCTACAAAGCACGAGAGGAATGCGTGTGATGATGGATACAAGACAAGTGGGCATGAGGGGAGGGACCTTTATTCACCATTTGTCATGTCAAAGGAAGGCAGAGATTGTCAAGAGAACCCTTCCCATAGGAGAAAGAATGCCTGGGAATTGGAATGTGGAGATGCATGTAGAAGTTCAACATCTTGCACATCCACAGACAGCCTCTTGACGAATATTAAAAAGGAGCCTAATAACTTGACAGCTCAGAACTCTTTGGCAACAAAAGTATgtgggaaaatccaggaaaatagGAGGTCTGATCTTGTGGCAGGCAAATGCAATATGGATGATCAGTGCTTCCATTCAAATACTGAGCATTCGGGTTTCAGGAGAGGAAGAGAGTTAGAAGTGAAACAGAAAGCAGAATCCAAAACACCACTATATCTGTCTGCTCAGACTCATCTTGATTCTCTGTCTTCAAGGGGTTGCAAAAGTATGCAAGAGACAAGTGCAAACAGTGTGTTCCAGTCCAGACTGGTCTCCACCAAACAGGTGTCCAAGGAAGCATCACTGGATTCCTCTAACTCCTCTAGAAAGGAAGGTGGTGTGCAAGCAAAGGAAGATGACAGTACTTTGCTTTTAGGGTGTAATGACACCTCACTGAAAAAAGTatcaacagaagaaaaagcaggtTTATCATTGCTATCTTTCTTTAAGAGGACCACTAATGTGCAAACTTCAAACCAGGAGCAGCCTAATTCAAATGACTTGGATAAAtatgactgcaaaaatccattTTTGGAGACCTTTTGTAGGGATGAGATTTCAGGGTGTGGTTATTTTCCATTTAGCTCTGAAAACAAGAGGGATATGATCAGGCCACTGTCAGTGAAGTGTGAATCAAGTGACAGGTTGTTTGAGTTTTCAGAATATTTCAGGAGGGAAAACagttcagtgggaaagaaagaggagaatTTTGTGAAGACGGTTTCTAAAGATGATGATTTATCGGACTCCCAGGTTGATAGAGAGCTCAGTAAATTATCTTTAGCTGCTTATGCCAAAAGTGTTAATTTTCCCGTCGCATCCAACCAGGAAAGCTCAGTGTACCACAATGTATCTGATATTAAAAGGAAAGTGAAAGGTTCTATTAGATCTTCCAACGAGGGCCAAAGTACCAAGTGTCCCAGTGGTGGAGATCACCCTAACAATCAAGTCATTGTAATTTCGGACTCTTCtgatgaagaaaaaattgtggCTGAGaaggaggaaacaaaaaacaagaatgaaaatatATGTGCAGAGCCATCTTTAACTTCCAGCAGCACTTCTGATAGTGACACTAAAAGGCACTCAAACTCTCCAGGCTCTCCCATGTTACTGGATGACTGTGATTCTCAGTACTTTGAATTTGAAACAGAAGCTGAGGTTTATTCGGCTTGGCAAGATACTCAAGCATATGCTGTGGAAACAACACAGGAGTATAAACAAGATCGTGTTTCACCAGCACCTGAGACAAGTAATTCAGATGATTGCCTGAATGATGACTTAAATGACTGGGGCTATGAGGTGCAGTACTTTAGTGATGACTCCATGGAAGAGGCAGCAAGCTCAGTAGAAAAGCAGGCAGAAGATGCTTCTTATCAGAAAGAAGCTGATGATACAGAAGAAGTGATGAGTTCAACCTTGGAAGAATCAGCTGGCAAGGAAGATGCAAAAGGTCAACTGGAGAAATGTGCAGACAAAGATACTGCTAAAGGCTTCCCCCTGGACTCAAAAGTGCCTGAACCCACAGCTTCTACATCTCCCATCTCATTAGCTTCAAAGTTGGCCCTTAAGAAAAATAGCACAAGCCCACAGAAGACCATGGCAAAGTGTAAATCAGCACCGGCTGTTCAGAGAAGTCCTAAAAAACATCCCGTTGTTAAAACagccaaaaataaaacaccacTCCAAAGCACGGCAGAACGTTCTCAGCCTGGCAGGTCACTGCCTGCTGTGGTCCCTCCAAAGAAGGTTCGGCAGAGTCCTGCTCCAACATCCACTGCAGAAAAGCTTGGCCTAAAGAAGGGCCCCCGCAAGGCGTTCGACTtgtcccagccctccctggagagcctggctcagctgcGCAGCCACGGCAAAGCTGCAGGCAGGATTGGAGTTACACAGAAAAAGAGGACCAAACAGATCGAGGCCCAGCGTTTGTCTgtaaaacataataaaaaactGCTGGCCTGCCAAGACCGGCAGTATCTAAGGGCCAAAAGAAGTGTGAAAAATTCTGCAGGGAGTTCAGGGATTAGAAACAAAGTTGCCAAAAAGTGTGCAAAACCTGTAGAACAAAAGCCTCAAAGTTTTGAAGTGGGAGTTGTTAAAGAATCTGTTGAAAAccaaagggagagaaaaagagaagagacTGCTTGTCCTTCTGCCGGTGAGAGAAAATTTGAGAGTCTCTCTGTGGAGGAGGTGGCAAATGCCTCTAAAATGCCTCATTCTTCAGACTGGAACAGCAAGTGGGAGAGTAACAGTATCGTGGTTCCTCCTGTCCCTATGGATTCAAGTCTCTCTTCCACTGCAATTGAAGATGATAAAGATGAGTCTTCAGGAAAAGGTTGCACTGTCCTGCCTGAGTGTGAGATGAAAGCTTCAAAGCAAAATGGGTGTAAATCAGATGAAAGCAGTGACGAAGGTGATGATAATCTGTTTTTAACCCAGTTAGATCCTGTGGATATGGAGTTATGTTCTCAGGAGGAAAGTTTTCAAGATGCTGCTATAGATAGTAAGACCCCAGAGGAAATGGATGTTGTTGAAAGCCTTCAACAGAATGAACTCTCAGCTGTTGTGAAATGTAAGGACAAAGACTGTATGGAACAGGTGGAAAAACCTGGAGAGTACTGCAGTAAACACCCAGTCACCAGCCCAGGGACAGATCACGTGTTTGCCAAGCCTTCTCTCCCACCACCTAAAAGTAAGAAGCCTTCCACTACCAAAATTTTCAGCACAGCAAGTTCTTCACGGAATGCAGCCTTCAGCAAAGATCTCGAAGATGTCAGAAAGTTGCCCCCACCTTCAAAAAGCAAAGTGAACGCGGCCAAACAAGTGGTGGTCAGGCCACCACTGTATCCAAAACCTGCACCATCAGGAAATCCAACATGCAAACCTGCAAGTTTCAGTAATGTACCTCAACCCCTTAGTTCAAATAATGTTCTCCAGTCACAAAATAAACATTATGACAATGCTTCAAATATTTCCAGGAGGCCTGGCCGAGAAACCTACTCCTCTTTTCTTGGTGCTCAGCAGCGCGATTACAGCATTTTTGTTAACCAAGTCCTAAAGTGGACTTATGAAATGTTTGCAAACTTCATCTACTTTGGAACTCCAAATGATCTTCTGCAGACTATAGTAGCCTCTGTTCCTGTCCGATTTCAGGGCTACAATGActattttaacacattttttcccttgatgATGCTCAATGCCTTTGAAACA CTGGCACAAGAATGGGTAGAAAACCAGAAAGTAAGAGAGAAAGGTTATTGCTTCTACTTAGAGAACTTTTCTGCTGATATGAATACAGCACATTTTACAG CTCATCTACGAGAGGGTGATTTGGCAAGGCAGCTTCATCCAAAGGAGGATGACTTAATCCTTTTGAAGGTCCACAAGGAGGACACTTTTGGGGAAGAAAGTGGGATGGAGTACCACACAGTGAATCATGTTGGCCTTGTGACACGTTTTTCTCGTGCATCTGGCTGTGCAAGCA GACAAAAAGAACAGCAAACTGCCTGTCATCTTACTGTGCAAACCCGAGGCAATTTGTCATTCTTCATCCATAAGCAAGTGAAGTGTGTGGTGGTTGGCTCCCTGGTGACCACACACAGAAAGTTcaaagctctgctgctgctgagcaggagccCCCTGGCTAGACCCATCATAAATCCAAGCTACAATGATTTCTGTCCCAGAGATCTGCTTGTTGCCTCAGGAAGTGCT CTTTCATATAAGAATGAATACAATGAAGATCAAAAGAGAGCCATTGAGACAGCTTATGCCATGGTAAAGCAACACCCAGGACTTCCCAAGATCTGCCTTATCCATGGACCACCTGGCACAGGGAAATCAAAAACTATTGTAGGACTCCTGTCCCGTGTTTTGAGAGAA AACACCAGGAGTGAGAAAACAGCTcgggaaaaaaattccaagattAAGCCAAACCGTTTTTTAGTTTGTGCACCATCAAATGCTGCTGTTGATGAACTCATGAAAAAGATCATCATTGCATTTaaggaaaaatgccaaaacaaacagGAGCCTTTGG GAAATTGTGGTGATATCAAATTAGTGCGACTTGGTGCTGAAAAATCAATCAACAATGAAGTGCGGGGATTCAGCCTGGATAAGCAAGTTGAACACAGAATGA AACGAAAGCCAGGTGACTGTGACCAGGACattcagaagaagaaagaagctCTGGATCAGAAGCTGGACATGCTCTCTCGAGAGCGTGCCATGCACAGATGTGAGAAGAGAGAG AGTCAAATGTTAAATGATGAAATTGGCAGACTTGCAAAGGAGAGACAACAACTCGCTTCTCAGCTAAAGGAG GTTCGGGTGCACTCCCAGAAAGTGCAGGCAGACATCATCCTGGAGTCTGACATCATCTGCTGCACGCTGAGCACCAGCGGGGGGAGCCTGCTGGAATCGGCGTTCTCCCGGCAGGGCCTCGATCCCTTCAGCTGTGTCATCGTGGATGAG GCAGGACAGTCCTGTGAGGTGGAAACACTGATTCCACTGATCCATCGCTGTAACAAACTTGTCCTTGTTGGAGACCCCAAACAGCTCCCTCCCACTGTCAAATCTATA aaagctcagcagtaTGGCTATGACCAGTCTTTGATGGCCCGTCTGCAGAGGCACCTGGAGGAGCAAGTGCAGCAGAACATACTGCACAGCCTGCCTGTGGTGCAGCTGACCGTGCAGTACAGGATGCACCCAGACATCTGCCTCTTCCCATCCAACTATGTTTATGGCAGGACCCTAAAAACTGCCAA gGCAATAGAGGAGAACAGATGTTCTTCAGAATGGCCATTCCAGCCCTACCTGATTTTTGATGTAGCTGATGGTCGTGAGGAGCGAGACAATGA CTCTTACAGCAATCCTCGGGAAGTGAAGCTGGTGATGGAGTTAATTAgaacaattaaagaaaaaaggaaggatcTGGGGCTTCGTCGCATTGGAATAATTACCCCTTACAGtgcacagaaaaggaaaattcaggaaCAACTGGACAGTGTGTTTAAGAATAACAG CCCAGGAGAAGTGGACACAGTGGATGCGTTCCAGGGCCGAGAGAAGGATTGCATCATCGTGTCCTGCGTGCGGGCAAACAGCTCTGAGGGCTCCACTCTGCCATATGTGCAGGCAAACAGCACCAAAGGATCCATTGG GTTTCTGTCGAGCCTCCAGCGACTGAATGTCACCATCACCCGAGCCCGGTTCAGCCTCTTCATCCTGGGCCGGCTGCAGACGCTCATG gaagataAAAACTGGAATCACTTGATTCAGGATGCTCAGAAAAGAGGCGCCATTATTaggacaacagaaaaaaattacaagaaagAGGCTCTCAGGATTTTGAAGCTCAGGTCACCAGGACAGGCCCCAGCCAAAGGAGGGACGATGACATCTCCTGTGGTGCAGGCTGGTTCTTCCAGTGGCAAGAAGAGTGAGCCTGGAAATTCTGGGAACAGCCCACAGGAACttgctgctggccctggccaTGCAGTGCCTCAAGGAAGCCGAGGGCCctcacagcctgcagggacTCCAGCTGCAGATTCCAGCAGGGGCAGTGCTCCTGCAtcctcaggagctgcagctgcagattCCAACAGAGGCAGTGCTCCTGCATCCATgggggctccagctgcagattCCAGGAGGGGCAGTGCTCCTGCATCAGTgggggctccagctgcagattCCAACAGAGGCAGTGCTCCTGCATCTGTgggggctccagctgcagattCCAGGAGGGGCAGTGCTCCTGCATCCGTgggggctccagctgcagattCCAGGAGGGGCAGTGCCCCTGCATCCATgggggctccagctgcagattCCAGGAGGGGCAGTGCTCCTGCATCCATgggggctccagctgcagattCCAGGAGGGGTAGTGCCCCTGCACcatcaggagctgcagctgcagattCCAGGAGTGGCAGTGCCCCTGCACCCTCGGGGgctgcagcacttggtgctgttCCTGAGAAGCCACGGGACCCAAGGCTGGCAAGCCTGGCCAGTCGAACTGAAGCCAAAGGCAAGGAGCAGCCCTTGAAAGGCAGCCATCGGTCAGCCCAGAGCAATCCAGgatcagcagcacagcaaggcCTGGCTGCGTGCTCAGCTGCCAGGGATCAGGTTTGCAGAACAGAAAACACCAAGAAGGcccagcaaacagcagggcaGTGCAATGtgcttcccccagcccctcacacagcccagcACGAGGGTGACCGGAGAGCAGCTGTGTCCAAAAGCGCTTCCAGAGCCCCCAGTGAAGGaggtcagagcagcagcagtgagtggAACAAAGACTCTCGTGGTTTGTCAAGGAGACCATCCCAGGAATCACCAGAGAACACAGAATCAAGCTCTGCCAAGAGAAGAAAGTTCTTTCACTGA